One window of Aerococcus tenax genomic DNA carries:
- a CDS encoding ABC transporter ATP-binding protein — protein sequence MSTIELKNVSKRYPGNKNYSVKNFNLDVGDGEFIVFVGPSGCGKSTTLRMIAGLEEISQGDLLIDGEVVNNKDAKDRNIAMVFQNYALFPHLSVADNIGFGLKIRKVDKSTREQAVKEAAELVGLSDYLDKKPAALSGGQMQRVALARAIVKSAGILLMDEPLSNLDAKLRVQMRSEIVNLQKHLHATTVYVTHDQAEAMTMADRIVVMNQGEIQQIGVPWEVYNNPKNLFVATFLGTPPMNTIQAHVKEGKILSKTDRVLVDHLPGDFAEGQDIVVGFRPEKAKVTDNVDQAHFTGTIQMVELLGADYDLHVKLEISQVIIKESTDKRYEAGQEIAFNLDSKDLYYFDKESGERLVTEND from the coding sequence ATGTCAACAATTGAATTGAAAAATGTGAGTAAACGTTATCCTGGCAATAAAAATTACTCCGTCAAAAACTTTAATTTAGATGTTGGTGACGGAGAATTTATTGTCTTTGTCGGCCCATCTGGCTGTGGTAAATCAACCACCTTGCGGATGATTGCCGGCTTGGAAGAAATTAGCCAAGGTGACTTATTAATTGATGGTGAAGTGGTGAATAATAAAGATGCCAAAGACCGCAATATTGCCATGGTCTTTCAAAATTATGCACTCTTCCCACACTTATCGGTTGCCGATAATATTGGCTTTGGCTTAAAAATTAGAAAGGTCGACAAGAGCACACGCGAACAAGCGGTCAAAGAGGCTGCTGAATTGGTGGGCTTAAGCGACTATTTAGATAAAAAACCAGCGGCCTTATCAGGCGGTCAGATGCAACGGGTTGCCCTTGCCAGAGCCATCGTTAAGTCAGCTGGTATTTTATTGATGGATGAACCTTTGAGTAACTTGGATGCTAAGCTCCGGGTGCAGATGCGGAGTGAGATTGTTAATTTACAAAAGCACCTCCATGCCACCACAGTTTACGTGACCCATGACCAAGCCGAAGCCATGACCATGGCTGACCGGATTGTCGTGATGAACCAAGGAGAAATCCAGCAAATTGGAGTTCCCTGGGAGGTTTATAACAACCCTAAGAATCTTTTTGTGGCAACCTTCTTGGGAACACCACCGATGAATACCATCCAAGCCCACGTCAAAGAGGGCAAGATTTTATCCAAAACCGACCGAGTCTTAGTCGACCACTTACCTGGCGATTTCGCTGAAGGCCAGGACATTGTGGTTGGCTTTAGGCCAGAAAAAGCCAAAGTGACGGATAATGTTGACCAAGCTCACTTTACTGGGACTATCCAGATGGTGGAACTCCTGGGGGCTGACTATGACCTCCATGTCAAGTTAGAGATCTCACAAGTCATCATTAAAGAATCGACTGATAAGCGCTATGAAGCCGGTCAGGAAATTGCCTTTAATCTAGATAGTAAGGATCTCTACTACTTCGACAAGGAAAG
- the ltrA gene encoding group II intron reverse transcriptase/maturase produces the protein MGKAEKLRKQRSLQRNKVEPEKYVDVLSGRAIEYMKRHDGSLMSLVVREENLMRAAQLVRKNKGAAGIDGVSAEAAEAEVRKYLRPLQQKLMNATYKPQPVKRVEIPKANGGVRRLGIPVVRDRIVQQAIRQVIEPIIDPQLSPYSHGFRKGKSAHSALKQCVDYYETGYKVVVDCDLKNCFDNFNQDKMIHYLEQMVKDPAISRILRRFMSAGVIDMSGQFIDSHTGTPQGGVISPLLCNVYLNELDRELERRGHRFVRYADDFAIFVKSKRAGERVLKSITTYIEKDLRLTVNHEKSQVGSPTRLKFLGCLIKPTRKGCRFRPTNEAKKKFKAKLKRLTSRKRPGTFKTIVKEINQVTQGWINYFGVGYIKTYIEEIEQWLNHRLRQLILKRWKNCRTKIIRLMRLGLDSESAKRIAFSRKKYWRLSKTPEVHYALTTKRLRQWGLKSLTLLAESAYLRY, from the coding sequence ATGGGAAAAGCAGAAAAGTTGCGGAAGCAACGCAGCCTACAGAGGAATAAGGTGGAACCTGAAAAGTATGTAGATGTGCTTAGTGGTAGAGCTATTGAATATATGAAAAGACATGATGGGTCTCTAATGAGTCTCGTTGTCAGAGAAGAAAACCTCATGCGAGCAGCTCAATTAGTTCGTAAGAACAAAGGAGCAGCTGGTATTGATGGTGTTTCCGCAGAAGCTGCGGAAGCTGAAGTAAGAAAGTATCTTAGACCCTTACAACAGAAATTGATGAATGCAACATATAAACCTCAACCGGTCAAGCGGGTAGAAATTCCCAAAGCCAATGGAGGAGTTCGTCGATTAGGTATTCCTGTGGTCAGGGATCGCATTGTTCAACAAGCCATTCGACAAGTGATTGAACCAATCATAGATCCTCAACTATCACCTTATAGTCATGGCTTTCGTAAAGGCAAGAGTGCACATAGTGCACTGAAACAATGTGTCGACTATTACGAAACAGGCTATAAAGTTGTGGTTGATTGCGATCTAAAGAATTGTTTCGATAATTTTAATCAAGATAAAATGATTCATTACTTGGAACAAATGGTAAAAGATCCAGCGATATCACGTATTCTTAGACGTTTTATGAGTGCAGGTGTTATTGATATGTCTGGTCAATTTATTGACAGTCATACGGGTACCCCTCAAGGGGGTGTTATTTCACCGCTTCTATGTAATGTTTATTTAAATGAATTGGATAGAGAATTAGAACGTCGTGGACATCGTTTTGTACGTTACGCAGATGACTTTGCGATTTTCGTCAAATCTAAGCGAGCAGGAGAACGTGTGCTAAAAAGTATTACTACTTACATTGAAAAAGATCTTCGATTAACCGTTAACCATGAGAAAAGTCAAGTGGGTTCGCCAACCCGTTTAAAATTCTTGGGTTGCCTTATCAAGCCTACCCGAAAGGGTTGTCGTTTTCGTCCGACGAATGAAGCGAAGAAGAAATTCAAAGCAAAGTTAAAACGTCTGACAAGTCGAAAGCGACCAGGTACCTTTAAAACCATTGTAAAAGAGATCAACCAAGTCACACAAGGTTGGATCAACTATTTTGGAGTAGGCTATATTAAAACCTATATTGAAGAGATAGAACAATGGTTAAACCATCGCCTAAGGCAACTCATTTTGAAGCGATGGAAAAACTGTCGAACGAAGATTATACGCCTCATGCGGTTGGGATTGGATAGTGAAAGCGCGAAGCGTATTGCTTTCTCACGCAAGAAGTATTGGCGTCTATCCAAGACACCGGAGGTGCACTACGCTCTGACAACAAAAAGACTCCGTCAGTGGGGATTAAAATCATTAACCCTCCTGGCGGAGTCTGCCTATTTAAGATATTGA
- the gshAB gene encoding bifunctional glutamate--cysteine ligase GshA/glutathione synthetase GshB, with protein MNQLQAYIKNEKTAALFENTSIGIEKEGHRVTPEGHIAQTPHPQRVDGSSENQYIQRDFAESQTELVSPPVIGREEGVLEWMHAIYDVTLRHLDKEEAIWPYSMPPQLPSDDQIKVAQLDDPAAVDYREYLVGAYGKKLQMISGLHYNFGLDPDFIKGFYQSGYSDYENLFDTQNALYLKLARNFLRHQWVIVYFLGASPYAHDSFFEPGVEPVGHPVRSIRNSEHGYVNHEDVHVSYHDLETYITTLENNVKTGHLIAEKEFYSNVRLRGGAKVRDLLHTGIKYLEVRNTDIQGDAPYGIQLKELVFIKYFLLYLLWIDEMADDPEIEEGVKMKTQVANEDPFSRTAYYDEGKEIANGMREMLANLAVSQDKVDLIEEILHRLEAPEETPAAQIVKAYPTVEDWLASGLAIAEKNRKNALKAPYQLGGFTDMELSTQIFIADAIRSGIQVEILDRSDNLLRLSVGNHIEYVKNGNITSKDTYISHYLLANKEVTKQIIQEAGFQAPKSRTYHSLSEIEAAAGLYLDRPLVVKPKSTNMGIGISIFKQGPSREELLEAGRIAFDADDSVLLEDYVPGVEYRFFVLDGKTFAVLLRVPANVIGDGEATIAQLVAEKNKDPKRGLDHRTPLEKIQLGDIEALNLKQQGLTFDSVLGEGQKAYLRENSNISTGGDSIDVTDQVHPSYLDIASQMAQALGVNITGIDLMVQDIKQAAQVSETGANYGFIEANFNPMMMMHVYPAQGQGVRVTESLLHYLFPEKEFLK; from the coding sequence ATGAATCAATTACAAGCCTATATCAAAAACGAAAAGACCGCTGCCTTATTTGAAAATACCTCCATTGGTATTGAAAAAGAAGGCCACCGGGTAACGCCAGAAGGACATATTGCCCAAACGCCCCACCCTCAAAGAGTGGATGGGTCGAGTGAAAACCAGTATATTCAGCGCGACTTTGCTGAATCACAAACAGAATTGGTCTCACCCCCTGTGATTGGCCGTGAAGAGGGCGTGCTCGAGTGGATGCACGCGATTTATGATGTCACCCTCAGGCATCTAGACAAGGAAGAAGCGATCTGGCCTTACAGCATGCCACCGCAATTACCTAGTGATGACCAGATTAAGGTGGCTCAACTGGATGATCCTGCAGCTGTGGATTACCGGGAATACTTAGTCGGAGCCTATGGGAAGAAATTGCAAATGATTTCTGGTCTCCACTATAACTTTGGTCTCGATCCTGATTTTATCAAGGGCTTCTACCAGTCTGGATATAGTGACTATGAGAATCTATTTGATACTCAAAACGCCCTCTACTTAAAATTGGCCCGTAATTTTTTACGCCATCAATGGGTCATTGTTTACTTTTTGGGCGCTAGTCCCTATGCCCACGACTCTTTCTTTGAACCGGGAGTAGAACCAGTTGGCCATCCAGTGCGTAGTATCCGAAATTCTGAGCACGGCTATGTTAACCATGAGGATGTCCATGTTTCCTACCACGATTTAGAAACTTACATCACCACCCTAGAAAATAATGTCAAAACCGGCCATCTCATTGCTGAGAAGGAATTTTATTCTAATGTGCGTTTGCGGGGTGGTGCAAAGGTCAGAGACCTCCTCCATACCGGGATTAAGTACTTGGAAGTGCGTAATACCGATATCCAAGGCGACGCCCCTTATGGCATTCAATTAAAAGAGCTGGTCTTTATTAAATACTTCTTACTCTACTTGCTCTGGATCGATGAAATGGCGGATGACCCTGAAATTGAAGAGGGGGTTAAGATGAAGACCCAAGTGGCTAATGAAGATCCTTTCAGCCGAACCGCTTACTATGACGAAGGTAAGGAAATCGCAAATGGTATGCGTGAAATGCTAGCAAACTTAGCAGTAAGCCAAGACAAAGTAGACTTGATTGAAGAGATTCTCCACCGCCTGGAAGCTCCAGAAGAAACCCCAGCGGCTCAAATTGTTAAAGCTTATCCGACTGTGGAAGACTGGTTAGCGTCTGGCTTAGCGATTGCTGAAAAGAACCGTAAAAATGCTCTGAAGGCTCCTTATCAACTAGGTGGCTTTACCGATATGGAGCTCTCCACCCAGATTTTTATAGCTGATGCGATTCGTTCAGGGATCCAAGTGGAAATTTTAGACCGGTCGGACAATTTACTACGTCTCTCAGTTGGGAACCACATTGAATATGTTAAAAATGGAAATATCACCAGTAAGGACACCTATATTTCTCACTATCTCTTAGCTAATAAAGAGGTCACCAAACAAATTATCCAAGAAGCTGGCTTTCAAGCCCCTAAATCACGGACCTATCACAGTTTAAGCGAAATCGAGGCGGCAGCTGGTCTCTATCTTGACCGCCCCTTAGTAGTTAAACCCAAATCGACTAATATGGGGATCGGCATTTCCATCTTTAAGCAAGGGCCTAGCCGTGAAGAGCTCCTAGAGGCCGGTCGGATCGCCTTTGATGCTGACGATAGTGTGCTCTTAGAAGACTATGTGCCAGGGGTAGAGTACCGCTTCTTTGTCCTCGATGGCAAGACCTTCGCTGTTTTACTCCGGGTGCCTGCTAATGTAATCGGCGATGGGGAAGCGACAATCGCTCAATTAGTCGCTGAGAAGAATAAAGACCCTAAGCGAGGCTTAGACCACCGCACCCCATTGGAAAAGATTCAGCTGGGCGATATTGAAGCCTTGAACCTTAAACAACAAGGCTTGACCTTTGACAGTGTCTTAGGAGAAGGTCAAAAGGCTTACTTAAGAGAAAACTCCAATATTTCCACCGGAGGCGACTCCATCGATGTCACTGACCAAGTTCATCCGTCTTATCTAGACATCGCCAGTCAGATGGCTCAAGCCTTAGGCGTTAACATTACAGGAATTGATTTAATGGTCCAAGACATTAAACAAGCTGCCCAAGTGAGTGAAACTGGGGCCAATTATGGCTTTATTGAAGCCAACTTCAACCCCATGATGATGATGCACGTCTATCCTGCCCAAGGCCAAGGCGTCCGTGTGACTGAATCCTTGCTCCACTATCTCTTCCCTGAAAAAGAATTTTTGAAATAG
- a CDS encoding nucleotidyltransferase family protein: MVNIKAIIESSPELIHLLKIIQSFQLPDCWLCAGSLRNYIWDYLSHGDLRKSLYFSDIDVIFYDEKISYQQTLNIEKSIKENYPHYNWEVRNQYYMHKHSPHSKRYRSSKDAVRKFPEKCTAIAARLNEDDQVECYAPYGYEDIIHFKVAPTPHFLEDSERLKVYQERIKKKNWQKTWPQLSFESIKQIEEP; this comes from the coding sequence TTGGTTAATATTAAAGCCATCATTGAATCAAGTCCAGAACTCATTCACCTACTTAAAATTATTCAATCCTTTCAACTACCGGATTGTTGGCTCTGTGCGGGAAGCCTGCGTAATTATATTTGGGACTACTTAAGCCACGGTGACCTCAGAAAAAGTCTCTATTTTTCAGATATCGATGTGATCTTCTATGACGAAAAAATCTCCTATCAGCAGACACTGAATATCGAAAAAAGCATCAAAGAAAATTACCCCCACTACAATTGGGAAGTCAGAAATCAATACTATATGCATAAGCACAGTCCTCATAGTAAAAGATATCGCTCATCTAAAGACGCTGTCCGCAAATTTCCGGAAAAGTGTACGGCTATTGCTGCCCGCTTGAATGAAGACGATCAAGTCGAATGTTATGCCCCCTATGGTTACGAAGATATTATCCACTTTAAAGTGGCTCCTACTCCTCACTTTTTAGAGGATAGCGAGCGGCTAAAAGTTTATCAAGAACGCATTAAAAAGAAAAATTGGCAAAAGACCTGGCCACAACTTTCTTTTGAAAGTATCAAGCAGATTGAAGAACCATAA
- the spxB gene encoding pyruvate oxidase has protein sequence MATIDAWVAGLRVLEDWGIKNVYGLPAGSLNSLMDAFEKEQGKINFIQVRHEETGALAASMSAKFTGKIAACIGSAGPGATHLYNGLYDAKEDNVPVLAIIGQRPEVQSNYDMFQEFNQNPYFADVAVYNRRVAYAEQLPKVLDEAIRTAIARKGVAAVEVPVSFGWEPLEEDSWYSSAKSYRDYPLMTPGEKDIDEAVKVLEASERPIIYAGIGTQGSGQEVIELSKKIKAPVVVTGINFDNFDYEFDALLGSAYRVAWKPANEALEEADTILFAGSNFPFAEVEGTFDHVKHFIQIDIDQQKLGKRHDADVSILGDAGEAIRQITEKIEEKTDSGWYKANIDNAKNWKDYLQSLEQRESGDLQLFQVYHAINQVADEDAVYSIDVGNTTQTSIRHLHMTPKNTWRTSNIFATMGNGLPGAIAAKLEMPDRQVWNLAGDGGFSMAMQDIVTAVKYKLPMINVVFTNERFGFIRDEQEDTNDNFYGIDIADVDFAMIGKAQGAVSYTVTEISQLKDVFTQAVADEKDGKVVVIDCKISLDRPIPVEHLELDPKLHKEEAIAKFKERYYAEELKPLTDYLQAEGVDIRQYQWKETL, from the coding sequence ATGGCGACTATCGATGCATGGGTAGCAGGACTACGCGTATTGGAAGACTGGGGCATTAAGAATGTTTACGGCCTGCCAGCTGGTTCGCTCAACTCTTTAATGGATGCTTTTGAAAAGGAACAGGGCAAGATTAACTTTATCCAGGTCCGTCACGAAGAAACTGGGGCCTTGGCTGCTTCCATGAGTGCTAAATTCACAGGGAAGATTGCTGCTTGTATCGGGTCAGCGGGACCAGGAGCAACCCACCTCTACAATGGTCTCTATGACGCTAAGGAGGATAATGTGCCGGTCTTAGCAATTATTGGCCAACGCCCAGAAGTGCAATCTAACTATGACATGTTCCAAGAGTTCAACCAAAACCCTTATTTTGCTGATGTAGCTGTCTATAACCGTCGGGTGGCCTATGCTGAACAACTGCCTAAGGTCTTAGACGAAGCGATCCGTACTGCCATTGCCAGAAAAGGCGTGGCTGCAGTTGAAGTTCCGGTTAGCTTTGGATGGGAACCACTGGAAGAGGATTCCTGGTATTCTTCTGCTAAGAGTTACCGCGACTATCCTTTAATGACACCCGGTGAAAAAGATATCGATGAAGCGGTTAAAGTCTTAGAGGCCAGTGAACGGCCAATTATCTATGCTGGTATTGGGACCCAAGGTAGTGGTCAAGAAGTGATCGAACTTTCTAAGAAAATCAAAGCCCCAGTAGTAGTGACCGGGATTAACTTTGATAACTTCGACTATGAATTTGATGCCCTCTTAGGTTCTGCCTACCGGGTGGCTTGGAAGCCTGCCAATGAAGCCTTAGAAGAAGCGGACACCATTCTTTTTGCCGGGTCTAACTTTCCTTTTGCTGAAGTTGAAGGAACCTTTGACCATGTCAAACATTTCATCCAAATCGATATCGACCAACAAAAACTTGGTAAGCGTCATGATGCTGATGTTAGCATCTTAGGGGATGCGGGAGAAGCTATCCGCCAAATCACAGAAAAAATTGAAGAGAAAACCGATAGTGGCTGGTACAAGGCCAATATCGACAATGCCAAAAACTGGAAAGACTATCTCCAAAGTCTAGAGCAAAGAGAGAGCGGAGATTTGCAACTCTTCCAAGTCTACCATGCTATTAACCAAGTGGCTGATGAAGATGCGGTTTATTCGATTGATGTGGGCAATACTACCCAAACCTCAATCCGCCACCTGCATATGACACCGAAGAATACTTGGCGGACCTCTAATATCTTTGCTACCATGGGCAATGGCCTCCCAGGCGCCATTGCTGCAAAACTGGAAATGCCAGACCGTCAAGTATGGAACTTAGCCGGCGACGGGGGCTTCTCCATGGCTATGCAAGATATCGTTACCGCAGTCAAATACAAGCTTCCTATGATTAACGTGGTCTTCACCAATGAACGTTTTGGCTTTATCCGTGACGAGCAAGAAGATACCAATGATAACTTCTATGGGATTGATATCGCAGATGTTGACTTCGCGATGATTGGTAAAGCTCAAGGTGCTGTGTCCTACACCGTGACTGAAATTAGCCAGTTGAAGGACGTCTTCACCCAAGCGGTCGCTGATGAAAAAGACGGGAAAGTGGTTGTGATTGACTGTAAGATCAGTCTGGATCGTCCAATCCCAGTGGAACACTTAGAACTGGATCCTAAACTTCATAAAGAAGAAGCCATCGCTAAGTTTAAAGAACGCTACTACGCTGAAGAGCTCAAACCTTTAACGGATTATCTCCAAGCTGAAGGGGTAGACATCCGCCAATACCAATGGAAGGAAACGCTGTAA
- a CDS encoding ECF transporter S component yields MHKNNSLFEWVAMGMYAALIILAITFIHIPMPSAISKSFVHPGNALVVLGVLLMGEKRGTLAAVAGLFLYDVLNGYASVAIFTVLENLVVIAVVSLLFRKVFHSRLSIGRLATIGIVAGVTKVIVIFIKYTFRQVLLGNSLAAAMAIAATGMPASLFTAAVTAVLVTLLYYPMKKVVDRYPALAA; encoded by the coding sequence ATGCATAAAAACAATTCTCTCTTTGAATGGGTAGCCATGGGGATGTATGCAGCTCTCATTATTTTAGCCATTACTTTTATTCACATTCCCATGCCATCCGCCATTTCTAAAAGTTTTGTCCACCCTGGTAACGCCCTAGTGGTCCTTGGGGTCCTCTTAATGGGAGAGAAACGGGGGACTTTAGCCGCTGTAGCCGGCCTATTTCTCTATGATGTTCTCAATGGATATGCTTCAGTAGCGATTTTTACGGTCCTAGAAAATCTGGTCGTCATTGCCGTGGTATCCCTACTCTTCCGCAAGGTCTTCCATTCACGATTGAGTATCGGACGCTTGGCCACCATCGGGATCGTGGCTGGAGTTACCAAGGTCATTGTTATTTTCATCAAATACACTTTCCGCCAAGTCTTACTAGGGAATTCCTTAGCAGCAGCCATGGCCATCGCCGCTACTGGCATGCCAGCCAGCTTATTCACAGCCGCAGTAACAGCTGTACTAGTGACCCTACTCTACTACCCAATGAAAAAGGTCGTTGACCGCTATCCTGCTTTAGCCGCTTAA
- a CDS encoding NADPH-dependent FMN reductase gives MAKKVVVLVGSLREGSYARKIAKNAIDMFSDDYDAEILEIRDLPLYDADYDDAEMTNKPLPESYVSFRQAISDAAGILFVTSENNRTIPACLKNAVDVASKPKGAVAWTNTPAAIISHSVGAMGGYSANKNLRLALSYFVMPTIQQPEVFLGHSADLLDENGKFKQESTIKFVQSYIDQFEDLMAKNPKA, from the coding sequence ATGGCAAAAAAAGTTGTAGTTTTAGTAGGTAGTTTACGTGAGGGATCCTATGCACGCAAGATTGCTAAAAATGCGATCGACATGTTTAGTGACGACTATGATGCTGAAATTCTTGAAATTCGTGACTTACCTCTATATGATGCTGACTATGATGATGCTGAAATGACTAATAAACCTTTACCAGAAAGCTATGTAAGCTTCCGCCAAGCCATTAGTGATGCCGCTGGGATATTATTTGTAACCTCTGAAAATAACCGCACCATTCCTGCCTGCTTAAAGAATGCTGTTGATGTGGCTTCCAAACCTAAGGGTGCAGTGGCTTGGACTAATACACCTGCAGCGATTATTTCTCATTCAGTAGGGGCTATGGGTGGTTACAGCGCTAACAAGAACTTACGTCTGGCTTTATCTTACTTCGTGATGCCAACTATCCAACAACCTGAAGTCTTCTTGGGTCATTCGGCAGACCTCTTAGACGAAAACGGCAAGTTTAAACAAGAATCAACCATCAAATTTGTTCAATCATACATTGACCAATTCGAAGACTTAATGGCTAAAAATCCTAAAGCCTAG
- a CDS encoding 2,3-bisphosphoglycerate-dependent phosphoglycerate mutase: protein MLILLRHGQSSSNLNNLFTGWYDAKLTQKGKDQAYAAGLRLKAAGYNIDAIHTSLLSRAIQTSNLVLEAMDQLYLPLQKSWRLNGRHYGALEGMNKDLARKKFGKDQVHAWRRSYDVRPPLATDSQLSERYPFLDSQSLPQSESLKDTQTRLLPYLEDQVIPQIKQGKNVLIVSHGNLLRALTLVIEDLDPKEASQIEIANALPIVYHFDHDFHIQKKEILS from the coding sequence ATGCTTATATTACTGCGTCATGGGCAAAGTAGCTCCAATTTAAATAATTTATTTACTGGTTGGTACGATGCCAAACTCACCCAAAAAGGAAAGGACCAAGCCTATGCTGCGGGGCTCCGTCTGAAAGCTGCCGGATACAATATCGATGCTATCCACACCTCGCTTTTAAGCCGGGCTATCCAAACCAGCAACCTCGTTTTGGAAGCCATGGATCAACTCTACCTGCCCTTACAAAAATCTTGGCGCTTAAATGGCCGCCATTATGGAGCTTTAGAAGGGATGAATAAAGACCTAGCTCGGAAAAAGTTTGGAAAAGACCAAGTCCACGCCTGGCGCCGCTCCTATGATGTCCGCCCTCCCCTGGCTACTGATAGCCAACTGAGCGAGCGCTACCCCTTTTTAGATAGTCAAAGCCTTCCACAAAGTGAAAGTTTAAAGGATACCCAAACCCGCTTACTGCCTTACCTAGAAGACCAAGTCATCCCCCAAATTAAACAGGGGAAAAATGTGCTTATTGTCTCCCACGGTAATCTCTTACGGGCCTTGACCCTAGTCATTGAAGACTTGGATCCCAAAGAAGCCAGCCAAATTGAAATCGCCAATGCTCTTCCTATTGTCTACCATTTTGACCACGACTTCCACATTCAAAAAAAGGAGATCCTATCATAA
- the gpmA gene encoding 2,3-diphosphoglycerate-dependent phosphoglycerate mutase — MKLVFIRHGESELNLANVFTGWLDPKLSENGRKEAAKAGQDLKETGIEFDSVHTSVLTRAIQTCNIVLEEMDRLYLPVEKNWRLNERHYGGLQGLNKAETAEKYGDEQVHIWRRSYDVRPPQASGEQAFDHRYDHLDTRHMLAGECLKDTLDRTLPYWEDHIAPELKDGKNVLVVAHGNSLRSLTKHIENISDDDIMGVEIATGEPIVYDIDENLNVVNKTVLHK, encoded by the coding sequence ATGAAATTAGTATTCATTCGTCACGGTGAAAGTGAATTAAACTTAGCCAATGTCTTTACCGGTTGGTTAGATCCAAAATTAAGTGAAAACGGTCGTAAAGAAGCGGCTAAAGCGGGTCAAGATTTAAAAGAAACGGGTATTGAATTTGATTCTGTACATACTTCCGTACTAACCCGTGCTATCCAAACCTGTAACATTGTTTTAGAAGAAATGGACCGCCTCTACTTACCAGTAGAAAAAAATTGGCGCTTAAATGAACGTCACTATGGTGGTTTACAAGGTTTAAATAAAGCTGAAACCGCTGAAAAATATGGTGATGAACAAGTTCATATCTGGCGTCGTTCCTACGATGTACGTCCTCCACAAGCTAGCGGTGAACAAGCCTTTGACCATCGTTATGACCACTTAGACACCCGCCACATGCTTGCTGGTGAATGTCTAAAGGATACCCTTGATCGTACCCTTCCTTACTGGGAAGACCACATTGCTCCAGAATTAAAAGACGGCAAAAATGTTTTAGTTGTGGCACATGGTAACAGCTTACGTTCCCTAACCAAACACATTGAAAACATTTCCGATGACGACATCATGGGCGTTGAAATCGCTACTGGCGAACCAATCGTTTATGACATCGACGAAAACCTCAATGTTGTTAACAAGACAGTTTTACATAAATAA